The Stygiolobus azoricus genome window below encodes:
- a CDS encoding 6-pyruvoyl trahydropterin synthase family protein: MKVRVGVEGLSFDSAHYTLSSEGNDQLHGHTYKISAEVEGDGIDPKTGFVIDFGLLKATLLEIIKEWDHKLLIPRKDLEKISVTGPFKLEVKVIEADYPTVEYIGYEIAKEIFGKLGGKYNVKLKIYEGEGSYAIIEYP; encoded by the coding sequence ATGAAAGTAAGGGTAGGAGTTGAAGGCTTATCATTCGATTCAGCTCACTACACGCTTTCTTCAGAGGGTAACGACCAGTTACATGGTCATACGTACAAAATATCAGCAGAAGTAGAGGGAGATGGAATAGACCCTAAGACAGGTTTCGTAATAGATTTCGGTCTGTTAAAGGCTACGTTACTTGAAATTATTAAGGAGTGGGATCATAAACTGTTGATCCCTAGAAAGGACTTAGAAAAGATTTCAGTAACAGGTCCCTTTAAGCTAGAGGTTAAAGTTATAGAAGCTGATTACCCTACGGTTGAATATATAGGATATGAAATAGCTAAGGAAATTTTCGGAAAGTTAGGTGGTAAGTACAACGTGAAATTAAAGATATATGAAGGAGAAGGTAGCTACGCAATAATTGAATATCCTTGA
- the trxB gene encoding thioredoxin-disulfide reductase translates to MSLIPKSADIKPGETFDLIIVGLGPAAYSAALYAARYMLKTLVIGETPGGQLTEAGEVDDYLGLIGINAQDMIKVFNKHIEKYNVPVILDHVESFRKDGDEFVVKAKKKGEFKAKSIILAIGVKRRKLNVPGEAEFTGRGVSYCSICDAPLFKNRIVAVIGGGDSALEGAEILSRYATKVYLIHRRDEFKGQPIYLENIKAKPNVEIILNTVVTEIKGDKLVKSIVTKNVKTGETKELNVNGVFVEIGFEPPTDFARANGLETDTMGYIKVDEWMRTNIQGVFAAGDCTGMWLGFRQVITSAAQGAVAAHSAFRYLNEMKRKK, encoded by the coding sequence ATGAGTCTTATACCAAAATCAGCTGACATTAAACCCGGTGAAACTTTTGATTTAATTATTGTAGGCCTCGGTCCAGCTGCATACAGTGCTGCACTTTACGCCGCAAGATACATGTTGAAGACACTCGTTATCGGAGAGACACCTGGTGGACAACTCACTGAGGCAGGGGAAGTAGACGACTACCTTGGACTAATTGGTATTAATGCACAAGACATGATAAAAGTGTTTAATAAGCACATAGAGAAATACAATGTCCCAGTAATCTTAGACCATGTAGAGAGTTTTAGGAAGGACGGAGATGAATTCGTAGTAAAGGCTAAGAAGAAAGGGGAATTTAAAGCAAAGAGCATTATATTAGCCATAGGAGTGAAGAGGAGGAAACTTAATGTACCAGGTGAGGCTGAGTTTACAGGGAGGGGTGTGTCCTACTGCTCAATCTGTGACGCGCCCTTATTTAAGAACAGGATTGTAGCTGTGATAGGTGGTGGTGATTCGGCCTTAGAAGGTGCTGAAATTCTATCAAGGTATGCGACTAAAGTATATCTTATTCATAGAAGGGACGAGTTTAAGGGACAACCGATCTACCTAGAGAACATAAAAGCAAAGCCTAATGTCGAGATAATCCTCAACACTGTTGTCACTGAAATTAAGGGAGATAAATTAGTGAAGTCAATAGTCACTAAGAACGTGAAGACTGGAGAAACTAAGGAATTAAACGTCAATGGAGTATTTGTGGAGATAGGGTTTGAACCACCGACGGATTTCGCAAGAGCTAACGGACTTGAAACTGATACCATGGGATATATAAAAGTGGACGAGTGGATGAGAACTAATATACAAGGAGTGTTTGCAGCTGGGGATTGTACGGGAATGTGGTTAGGTTTCAGACAAGTCATAACTTCAGCCGCTCAAGGT
- a CDS encoding HEPN domain-containing protein, with amino-acid sequence MNNSAFASEYLTKAMRNLNNSKSAYEEGDLIDSLYYIYNVVEEISASLLGLYGFYYPYDHKAQMLNVIVNKVGEKEITLIRKLQLLEQRLYPIILVDESSLKDGSVVARNVEVKNLLQEVEDLFELANNVFDEFHH; translated from the coding sequence ATGAACAACAGCGCCTTTGCTTCGGAATATTTGACTAAGGCTATGAGGAATTTGAACAACTCTAAGTCAGCCTACGAAGAAGGTGACTTGATTGACAGCTTATATTATATTTATAACGTGGTCGAAGAAATAAGTGCAAGCTTACTAGGACTTTACGGCTTTTATTATCCTTACGATCACAAGGCACAAATGTTAAACGTGATTGTAAACAAGGTTGGAGAGAAAGAAATCACGCTAATAAGAAAATTACAACTCCTAGAACAAAGACTCTATCCAATTATCCTTGTTGACGAGTCTTCGCTTAAAGATGGTTCAGTAGTGGCTAGGAACGTTGAAGTGAAGAACTTGCTTCAGGAAGTTGAAGATTTATTCGAGCTAGCAAATAATGTATTTGATGAGTTCCATCATTGA
- a CDS encoding 6-hydroxymethylpterin diphosphokinase MptE-like protein, which translates to MNFYSQIRRQFGFREEEDYYSAVLLDQLLANNYDDYTEELRNLIRGKTVAVVGAGPNLEQVEYLDEDVIISSDGATNYLVSKGIKPDVIVTDLDGITVYPKNSIYVVLAHGNNTEYLISKFPFISDRKLIGTCQVFPFGRLKLFGGFTDGDRAVVLASLFQAKAIRLYGMDFDSGIVGKYSKPYYENNLPASWIKKNKLKIAKHVVEEVFNKTL; encoded by the coding sequence TTGAACTTTTATTCACAGATTAGAAGACAATTTGGGTTTAGAGAAGAGGAAGACTATTACTCGGCAGTGCTTCTTGATCAGCTATTAGCAAATAACTATGATGATTATACTGAGGAATTACGTAACCTAATCCGCGGAAAGACTGTCGCAGTAGTGGGTGCTGGTCCGAATTTAGAACAGGTTGAATATTTGGACGAAGATGTAATAATATCGTCTGACGGTGCGACAAATTATTTGGTATCTAAGGGTATCAAGCCCGATGTAATAGTGACGGATCTCGACGGGATTACAGTCTATCCAAAAAACTCAATATATGTGGTTTTAGCTCATGGTAATAACACGGAATACCTGATAAGCAAATTTCCATTTATTTCTGACAGAAAACTCATCGGTACTTGTCAGGTATTTCCTTTCGGTAGGCTAAAGTTATTCGGAGGGTTTACTGATGGTGATAGGGCTGTAGTCTTAGCTTCTCTATTTCAAGCTAAGGCTATAAGACTGTACGGAATGGACTTCGATTCAGGGATTGTAGGTAAATATTCTAAGCCTTATTATGAAAATAATTTACCTGCATCGTGGATTAAGAAAAATAAGTTAAAAATTGCTAAGCACGTAGTTGAAGAGGTTTTTAATAAAACTTTATAA
- a CDS encoding isopropylmalate synthase: MGCLFFVNSKKVRIFDTTLRDGEQAPGIDLTMEQKVRIAKQLADLGVDVIEAGFPAASEGEFEATKKILDEVGDKVEVIGLSRAVKQDIDRTIDTGIASIHVFIATSDIHLKYKLKMTKEQVLERIYESVRYAKDHGLIVEYSPEDATRTDEEFLLKAVKTAIEAGADRVNIPDTVGVMHPFKFYDLISKVVKVADGKIISVHCHNDFGLATANSIAGVMAGARQVHVTVNGIGERAGNASLEEVVMALKKLLGYEVGVKTYKLYETSRLVSELTGVPVPYFKAIVGENAFGHESGIHVHGVIENPLTYEPISPEEVGNFRRIALGKHSGIHGLKKLLSDQGIELTDDELREVLKEIKALAETGHKVTVDDAKAIAIKVSSKKINA, translated from the coding sequence TTGGGATGTCTTTTCTTTGTTAATTCAAAAAAAGTCAGGATATTTGACACAACCCTGCGAGATGGAGAGCAAGCACCCGGAATAGACTTAACTATGGAGCAAAAGGTAAGAATAGCAAAACAACTAGCAGATTTAGGAGTAGACGTAATAGAGGCAGGATTTCCAGCAGCATCTGAAGGAGAGTTCGAGGCAACTAAGAAGATATTAGACGAAGTAGGGGATAAGGTAGAGGTAATAGGATTATCGAGGGCTGTAAAGCAAGATATAGACAGAACTATAGATACTGGTATAGCAAGTATTCACGTATTCATTGCAACATCAGATATACACTTAAAGTACAAGCTGAAAATGACTAAGGAGCAAGTTCTAGAAAGGATATATGAATCAGTAAGGTATGCGAAAGACCACGGTTTGATTGTGGAGTATTCACCTGAGGATGCTACTAGAACTGACGAAGAGTTCCTACTTAAGGCTGTTAAAACTGCTATAGAGGCGGGAGCTGATAGAGTTAATATTCCAGATACCGTTGGTGTAATGCACCCCTTCAAGTTTTACGATTTGATAAGTAAGGTAGTAAAGGTTGCCGACGGGAAGATAATAAGCGTGCATTGTCACAACGATTTCGGTTTAGCTACAGCTAATTCGATAGCAGGTGTTATGGCAGGAGCCAGGCAAGTACACGTGACTGTTAACGGTATAGGTGAGAGGGCTGGAAACGCTTCCCTGGAAGAGGTGGTCATGGCATTAAAGAAATTACTCGGTTATGAGGTCGGAGTGAAAACTTATAAACTGTATGAGACTTCGAGGTTGGTTTCGGAATTAACTGGTGTACCCGTACCTTACTTTAAGGCAATCGTAGGAGAGAATGCGTTCGGTCATGAGTCAGGTATTCACGTTCATGGTGTTATTGAAAACCCCTTAACTTACGAGCCAATATCACCTGAAGAAGTTGGAAACTTCAGGAGGATAGCATTAGGAAAGCACAGCGGAATTCACGGGTTAAAGAAGTTGTTATCTGATCAAGGTATTGAGCTTACAGACGATGAGCTAAGAGAGGTTTTGAAGGAGATAAAAGCACTTGCTGAAACCGGGCACAAGGTAACAGTAGATGATGCAAAAGCGATAGCTATTAAAGTTTCTAGTAAAAAAATAAATGCATGA
- a CDS encoding dihydropteroate synthase-like protein has product MKILLVTGKLAFKAVEEVAKKINADVLVLDYPVAALMTTEYIAESLKKFKEKVENFDLIIIPGLSSGDTKTIEEKVGVKAYKGTEDIQDLPFALDLLKKGYELSTVYPADKLIQIERGKNLEDILRSIEESGYYKFEVDNVKIPVVPPPFRIFLEVDATRPCKELEEEVLEKKDFIDILVLGFPNGHNDLDDVRSKVAYLRELIPVAIDSASPEELVEGVKAGASFVFNLNEENMEKLEVIKKGASFVIAPYTTENRAEITLKLYEKAKQKGFEKVILDPVLSPPLYGVVESIIEFKKVREAVKNEPMLMGILNVTELIDADSVGVNALMTTIAGELGVGNLLIMDKGKTRGSALEVKKASQMVSIAMKEHKVPKDLGIDLLILKDKKRGKVNTNSTDLYSPEIVEGHIEPKDMDEGFVKIVKDNKYIYLNWYRKQKFTLIGTDGLSIGRRLLEKTRVNAEHALYIGYELAKAEIALNLGKEYIQDKPLFKPYGYNSVRTERNRKNG; this is encoded by the coding sequence GTGAAAATACTTTTAGTAACCGGTAAATTGGCGTTTAAAGCCGTCGAGGAAGTAGCTAAAAAAATCAACGCCGATGTTTTAGTTTTGGATTATCCAGTTGCGGCTCTAATGACGACGGAGTATATAGCGGAGAGTCTAAAGAAGTTCAAGGAGAAAGTAGAAAACTTTGATCTTATCATAATCCCGGGGTTGTCTAGTGGGGATACAAAAACCATCGAAGAAAAAGTGGGGGTAAAAGCCTACAAAGGTACCGAAGACATTCAAGATCTCCCATTTGCGTTAGATCTATTAAAGAAAGGGTATGAACTGTCTACAGTATACCCTGCCGATAAGCTGATCCAAATTGAGAGGGGTAAGAACCTGGAGGACATTTTAAGAAGCATAGAGGAGTCTGGTTACTACAAATTCGAAGTGGATAACGTAAAGATCCCTGTTGTACCTCCCCCTTTTAGGATCTTTCTCGAGGTTGATGCTACCAGACCTTGTAAGGAACTCGAAGAGGAGGTGTTAGAGAAAAAAGACTTTATAGACATCTTAGTACTGGGCTTTCCTAACGGTCATAATGATTTAGACGATGTTAGGAGTAAAGTGGCGTATCTCAGAGAGTTAATACCGGTCGCTATAGATTCTGCATCTCCAGAGGAGCTAGTTGAAGGTGTGAAAGCTGGGGCAAGTTTCGTGTTCAACCTAAACGAAGAGAACATGGAAAAACTTGAGGTAATTAAGAAGGGCGCCTCATTTGTGATCGCACCCTATACAACAGAAAATAGGGCTGAAATCACTCTAAAGTTGTACGAGAAGGCTAAGCAAAAAGGTTTTGAAAAAGTAATACTTGACCCAGTACTATCTCCACCACTTTACGGAGTAGTTGAAAGTATAATTGAGTTTAAGAAAGTGAGGGAAGCCGTAAAAAATGAGCCAATGCTCATGGGAATACTTAACGTCACCGAGCTTATAGACGCGGACAGTGTTGGAGTAAACGCGTTAATGACTACGATAGCTGGAGAGTTGGGTGTGGGTAACTTACTAATTATGGATAAGGGTAAGACTAGGGGGTCAGCACTTGAAGTCAAGAAAGCATCTCAAATGGTTAGCATAGCTATGAAAGAACATAAAGTTCCTAAGGACTTAGGAATTGATTTACTTATCCTTAAAGACAAAAAGAGAGGAAAAGTGAATACTAATAGTACTGACCTTTACTCGCCAGAGATAGTTGAAGGTCATATAGAGCCTAAGGATATGGACGAGGGTTTCGTAAAGATTGTTAAGGATAACAAATATATCTACCTCAACTGGTACAGGAAGCAAAAGTTCACGTTGATAGGGACTGATGGTTTGAGTATTGGTAGAAGACTTCTTGAGAAGACTAGAGTAAATGCGGAGCATGCATTATATATAGGTTATGAGTTAGCTAAAGCCGAGATAGCTCTTAACTTGGGTAAAGAATATATTCAAGATAAACCACTCTTCAAACCGTATGGATATAACAGCGTCCGTACCGAGCGTAATAGAAAAAACGGCTAA